In Erigeron canadensis isolate Cc75 chromosome 8, C_canadensis_v1, whole genome shotgun sequence, the DNA window AAATATATTAACTACAATGAAAACGATACTCTGAGAGTACTTGAACAACTAATACGACTTCATGCCCGGATAATTGTACGGGGGCGTCAAGTAGGGATGAAGTACGGTAGGTTAGGATCTTGAGCTTTTTAGGGCCATTCGTTTTATCCAACCAATTCCGACTTAAAACCCGCTATTTCCCCCTATCTATACAACAAAAGGCCTGCGATCATGAAGTACTTGGAAAGGCGAAGTATGAATTTGGAAAGGCGGGATCACCTTGGAATTTAGAGAGAAAATGCTCTCTAGGGTTGCGCGATCGTAACCTCTTTtcccttttatttttgttacgGTAAAAAGGTTAATAATATAAATCACAAACATGAACAGGCAAAGTAGCAGAATGCTACTTCGACTTTACAAAGGTGCACACATAGTGCAAATATCCAAGACCCATCACGGCAACCAACTAGAGAGCTTACAAAAGATAGaaaaaacaatattacaatACTCAAACACTAATTAAAGACATAGGTAACTTCCAGCTCCTTAAGGCGTCTTCAACTCTCGCTATCCTTTTGAAACGAAAAGTCAATAATTTTAACCGGATTGTCTCCAAGATAAGACCAATCAATTGATCAACAGGCCTTTCAATCTTTTAGAAAAGTCTAGCATTCCTTTCTAGCCATATAAAATAAGTAGTAGCAGCTAGAATAAGACGAGACACAATGCTTGCGAATGACCTGCGTTTTCCACACCTACGGAAAGCTCCCAAAATAGTATTCCAATCTGATGAAGTATAATGAATTTTTGCCTCCATTGAAAAAATAGATGTTTGTATGAGTCTGGCTCAGTTTCACGAAATGGACACACTTGAAGCACCAAAGAAGAAGCATGAACATCCCAACTTCTTAGACGATCTTGAGTTTTAAGTTTCTGATTGCAAACCAGCCAAAGATGAAAAGCATGCTTTAGGATCCTATGTGAGAACCACACCAAATCAAACCAATCTACCGAACTACTACGCTGTCTGAGATCATCCCAAACAACTCTAACCGAAAAATCTTTCAAAGATCCATCACGATATTTCCATAAGAGAATATCCGGGCTTGAATCATCAAATACAGTGGGAGATGGAAACAAGAATTTAGTTGACCACTCAACCGACCAATTCCACCTCAAGTTATGACAAACATCGGCCAACTTAGCATTCAATGAAAAACCAGCACGCGTAATGTCTCTAGGAGAAACAAACGAACCGAGAGGGCAT includes these proteins:
- the LOC122610307 gene encoding uncharacterized protein LOC122610307, translating into MRGFLWNQGELKQAGKESLWVRWIHSYKLKAQSFWEVPCRDNISWSWRKLLQASQLVCSQFWFRIGNGKLIQAWHDNWAMGCPLGSFVSPRDITRAGFSLNAKLADVCHNLRWNWSVEWSTKFLFPSPTVFDDSSPDILLWKYRDGSLKDFSVRVVWDDLRQRSSSVDWFDLVWFSHRILKHAFHLWLVCNQKLKTQDRLRSWDVHASSLVLQVCPFRETEPDSYKHLFFQWRQKFIILHQIGILFWELSVGVENAGHSQALCLVLF